In a genomic window of Halomonas denitrificans:
- a CDS encoding argininosuccinate synthase, whose amino-acid sequence MTHKKVVLAYSGGLDTACILKTLIQQGHEVVAYVANVGQLEDFDDIERRARATGASEVFVEDLQHEFVTDFIWPAIAGKAVYEHRYLLGTALARPVIAKRHVEIARKVGATAVAHGATGKGNDQVRFELAFAALAPDLEIIAPWKDPDFLARFQGRRDLLAFAAEHDIPVEATAEKPYSSDENVMHRSYEAGLLEDPDATAPEDMYKLTRALKDTPDEPERIVIRFKDAMPTGVEHLGDGTRIEDPVDLLTYLNDLGGRHGIGRIDIVENRFVGIKSRGVYETPGGTILHAALRDLEGIAMDREVRRLRDMLSPRFAEIIYNGFWFSPEMDFIEAAFRKSSELIDGEVRLSLFKGNVIVEGRSSPSSLYDADMSSMDVAGGYDQEDARGFIRINAIRLTAHRLILEQSEDD is encoded by the coding sequence ATGACCCACAAGAAAGTCGTACTCGCCTACAGCGGTGGCCTGGACACGGCCTGCATCCTCAAGACCCTGATCCAGCAGGGCCACGAGGTCGTGGCCTACGTTGCCAATGTCGGCCAGCTCGAGGATTTCGACGACATCGAGCGCCGCGCCCGCGCCACGGGGGCGAGCGAAGTATTCGTCGAGGACCTGCAGCACGAGTTCGTCACCGACTTCATCTGGCCGGCGATCGCCGGCAAGGCGGTCTACGAACATCGCTACCTGCTCGGAACGGCACTGGCGCGTCCCGTGATCGCCAAGCGCCACGTGGAAATCGCGCGCAAGGTGGGCGCAACGGCCGTGGCCCACGGCGCGACCGGCAAGGGCAACGACCAGGTCCGCTTCGAACTGGCCTTCGCCGCCCTCGCGCCGGATCTCGAGATCATCGCGCCGTGGAAGGACCCGGACTTCCTTGCGCGTTTCCAGGGACGCCGCGACCTGCTGGCCTTCGCCGCCGAGCACGACATTCCGGTCGAGGCGACGGCGGAGAAGCCGTATTCCAGCGACGAGAACGTGATGCATCGCTCCTACGAGGCCGGTCTCCTCGAAGACCCCGATGCCACAGCGCCCGAAGACATGTACAAGCTGACCCGCGCGCTGAAGGACACACCGGACGAACCGGAGCGCATCGTGATCCGGTTCAAGGATGCGATGCCGACGGGGGTGGAGCATCTCGGCGACGGCACCCGGATCGAAGACCCGGTCGACCTGCTGACGTACTTGAACGACCTCGGCGGCCGACACGGCATCGGTCGCATCGACATCGTCGAGAACCGCTTTGTCGGCATCAAGTCCCGGGGCGTGTACGAAACACCCGGTGGAACGATCCTGCATGCTGCACTACGCGACCTCGAGGGCATCGCGATGGATCGCGAGGTGCGCCGCCTGCGCGACATGCTCTCGCCGCGCTTCGCCGAGATCATCTACAACGGCTTCTGGTTTTCCCCGGAGATGGATTTCATCGAGGCGGCGTTCCGCAAGTCCTCGGAGCTGATCGACGGAGAAGTGCGCCTGAGCCTGTTCAAGGGGAACGTCATCGTCGAGGGCCGGTCGAGCCCGAGTTCGCTCTACGACGCGGACATGAGTTCGATGGACGTGGCCGGTGGCTACGATCAGGAAGACGCCCGCGGCTTCATCCGCATCAACGCCATTCGCCTGACCGCGCATCGACTGATCCTGGAGCAGAGCGAGGACGACTGA